A region of the Desulfofundulus luciae genome:
CTGCTCAAGGTAGCTCCCCGCAATTCCAACGTACTCATTACCGGTGAGAGTGGTACCGGGAAAGAGCTGTTTGCCCGGGCACTGCACGCGGCCAGTTTGCGGCGGGCAGGGCCCTTTGTGAAAATAAATTGTGCGGCTATTCCCGATACTCTTATGGAGTCGGAGCTCTTTGGTTATGAAGAAGGAGCGTTTACCGGCTGCCGTAAGGGGGGACAGGTTGGCAAACTGGAACTGGCTCACCGGGGTACGGTCTTTTTAGATGAAGTGGCTGAACTTTCCTGTGCCATGCAAGCCAAACTTTTGCGTTTCCTGCAGGAACGCGAGATCCAGAAACTGGGCAGCCGGCGAACTATTTTCGTTGATGTCCGGGTAGTGGCAGCCACTAATGTTAACCTGGAACAAATGGTTAAATGTAAAAAGTTCCGGGAAGACCTTTTTTATCGTTTAAACGTGATTAATTTACACATTCCCCCCTTAAGGGAACGCAAGGAAGATATCCCCTTGCTGGTGGATACATTTATCCAAAAGTTTAACCGCTCCTTTGGGGCCGGAGTAAGTGGAGTGGCCCCGGAAGTAATGACCGCCTTTCTGCATTATCCATGGCCGGGAAATGTGCGTGAACTGGAGAACTGTTTGGAGCGAGCTTTTAACCTGGTGGATAAAGATAAGGTTATTCAACCGCACCATTTGCCCGCCCACCTGTATGCTCTGGCAGGGGAAAACCGGTTGCCCGGTGAAAAAGGGTTTCCTGGCCAGGTGACGGCAGCATTTAGGCAGGGGAAAACCCTGGCCCAAATTATGGAACAGGTAGAAAAAACCGTTGTTCTGCAGGCCCTGGCCGAGAGTAAAGGAAACAAGGCCAAAGCTGCCCAGTTGCTGGGGATATCCCGCCCGGGCCTGTATAAAAAGTTAGTTAAATACAATTTATTGTAAATTAATAGATACAGTAATCTAAACAGCCGCCCCCATTGCCGCCTTTCACCCTTCCCTGGCTATTACCCTTCCCCCTCCCGGAAAATGCCCGGGGCACCGCCGGTAATAACCCTTGCTCGTGTTAAGTTTGGTAACACCTCCGGGGTAAATGCAAAGAAGGTGTGCTGTTAGAGCCTTAATTTTGTATTCTCAACCCCATTTTACGGTTATTGGCAGCTAAAAACCCGGCTGGTTGCGGTCAATTTGCTAATGGAATTTGCCGGGTGACAATCAGGCCGGAAAGGGGTGTGGTTTTTTACCGTGCCCGTCACCTTTTTAGGGGGCAACAGGACCAGTGAAAAATCTTCCGGGAGGGGTGAAACGATGGATTTCGACCTCACCAGGGATCAGCAGCTGATCCGGGAGGTGGTGCGGGATTTTGCGCAAAAAGAAATACTTCCCAGGGCAAAAGAGATTGACCGGAGTGGACAGTTCCCTCTGGATATAATAAAAAAGCTTGCCCAAATGGATCTCATGGGGCTGCCCTTTCCCGAGGAATACGGAGGTGCCGGGGGGGACTATGTTAGTTACTGCCTGGCCTTAGAAGAGATCACCCGGGCCTGCGCTTCCACCGGTCTTACCTATGAGGCGCACATTTCCCTTGGCTGCATGCCTATTTATCTCTTTGGTACCCCGGAACAGAAGGAGAAGTACCTGGCTCCTTTGTGCCGGGGAGAATGTCTAGGGGCTTTTGGGCTTACTGAGCCTAATGCGGGCTCGGATGCCGGCAGGACCCAGACCACGGCGGTACTCCAGGGAGATGAATGGGTGATCAACGGCTCCAAATGTTTTATAACCAACGCCAGTTATGCCCGCTTTGTTACCATTACGGCCGTTACCGACCGGACGAAGGGGAAAAAAGGCATCAGCGCCTTTATTGTACCCACCGATGCTCCCGGTTTAACTATTAAAGCCGGTTATGAAAAGTTGGGCATGTCCGGTTCTAACACCACGGAGTTGTTTTTTGACAATGTGAGGATACCCAAAGAAAATCTTTTGGGCCAGTTAAACCAGGGTTTCAAGCACTTTTTGCAGGTGCTTGACGGCGGGCGCATTGCCATTGGGGCCATGGCGGTAGGTATTGCCCAGGCCTGTTTGGATGCCGCCCTGATCTATGCCCAGCAAAGAATCCAATTTGGGCAAAGCATCTCCAAATTTCAGGCCATCTCCTTTAAACTGGCCGATATGGCCACCAACATTGAAGTGGCCCGAAATATGTACCTGAAGGCTGCCTGGTTAAGGGATCAGGGCCGGCCCTGCACCAAGGAAGCGGCCATGATCAAGGTTTTTGCTTCTGAAATGGCCACCCGGGCCGCCCTGGACGCCATTCAAATTCACGGTGGCTACGGCTATATGAAGGAGTTTCCGGTTGAACGCCACCTGCGGGATGCCAAGTTGCTGGAGATTGGGGAAGGTACCTCGGAGATTCAGCGTTTGGTTATTGCCCGGGCCCTGGGGTGTTGATAACCAGGTAAGTGCGTCTATCGGGGGGAGGTAGAGATGGTTCGCAGGATTCGCGAAAAGACTGTACCGCCCGGCGGTCCTCTGACCCGCCGGCAGAAAAAAGCAGCCGGGGAAGCAGTTATCCGGTTGCTCGGCCGGGCTTCCGGGAACATTTCCGAACTGGCCGAACACCTGGGGCTTGATGAGGAATTAATTGATCAGCTGCTCCAGGAACTGGTCCGGGTCGGGCGGGTGCGGCGGAATCCCGATGGAGGGTTTAGCCTTCACGATCCTTTAAGCAAATGGTGGGAAAGCAAAGGGAGTTAAAAATTTTTTTAAGGTGCCCGGACACCGGTTGGGGAAAATAAATTTTTAAGGACTGGAGGTGAATTTAGTTTTTGAGCTGAGCGGGGCTTTTATCTTCCTACCGGGGGTTTCGGGTGCAAGAAACCAACAGGGGGTATGGGGGTACATGGCAGAAGTAAAACCTGAAGAGTTGAAAATGATTAAGGAAAGCAAACTTTACTATCCGGATCCCGAAAAAGTAAAAAAGTCAGTTCTGGGCAGTGTGGACGCCTTTAATGCCCTGCTCCGCAGATCATGGGAGGATCCCGAAGGTTTTTGGGCTGATGTGGCCAGCGAGCTCTACTGGATCAAGCCCTGGGAAAAGGTCATGGAAGGTAAAATGCCTTATTTTAAGTTTTTTGTGGGTGGTGTAACCAACCCCTGCTACAACCTCATCGACCGGCATTTGGAGCAGGGTGCCGACAACAAGCTGGCCCTGATCTGGGAAGGGGAAAACTACCAGACCAAATTCTATACCTACCGGATGCTCTATAGCGAAGTATGTAAATTTGCCAATGTTTTAAAGGGTTTTGGGTTGCAAAAAGGGGATCGGGTGGCTATTTTCCTGCCCAACCTGGCCGAAACGGTTATAGCCGTACTGGCCTGCTACCGCCTGGGGGTGCTGTTTAATACCATTTTCTCCGGTTTTTCCGTGCGTGCCCTGCGGGACCGGCTCATCAATTATGAACCCCAGGTAATTGTCACCGCCGACGGTGGTTACCGTCGCGGGCGGGAAGTTCCTTTAAAGCCCAAGGTGGACGAGGCAATCAATGGTATGGAAAGCATCAAGGCCGTGGTGGTGGTCAAGCGCACCGGTTCCGAGATTATCATGAAAAAAGGGCGGGACTACTGGTGGCATGAATTAATGGCCAAAGCCCGCCTGGAATGCCCGCCGGAACCCATGGAGGCCAATGAACCGGGACTGGTGTTTTACACCAGCGGCACCACCGGCAAACCTAAAGGTATTGTTCATTCCAGCGTGGCCTTCGTGGTAAACAATTATATTTACGCCAAGTTCCACATGGACCATCACCCCAACGATATGTTCTGGTGTACGGCCGACATCGGCTGGCTGACCATGCATATCTGGGGAATTGTGGGCGCCCTGTCCAACGGGGTGACTACCATATTTTACGAAGGGGCTCTGGATTACCCGCGACAAGACCGGTTCTACCAGATCATTGACAAGTACCGGGTGAATAAGCTTTTTACCGCACCTACCGCCATCCGGATGCTCATGCGGTACGGGGAAAGCTGGATGGAACCTTACGATATTTCGTGCCTGGATGTTCTCTCCCTGGTGGGAGAGCCGTTTAACCCGGAAGCCTGGCACTGGGCCTATGAAAAGCTGGGCCAAAAGCGCATGTACATCAATAATACCTGGGGCCAGACGGAAACCGCCGGTTGTCCTCTGGCCGGAGCAGCCTGGGTAACCCCCATGAAACCCGGTTCCTGTGGCATCCAGTTCCTGGGTGCCCGGCTGGATGTGTTGGATGAAGATGGTAAACCCGTGCCCCCTGAAACGCCCGGCAACCTCATCATCACCCGGCCCATTCCCATGATGGTTCGGACCATTTGGAGGGAGCCGGAAAGATACATCCGGGAGTACTTCAGCCAGGTAGAAGGCTGTTATTTTACCAATGATGCCGCTATCAAGGATAGTGACGGCCACTTCTGGGTTACCGGCCGGATTGACGACGTTTTTAACGTGGCCGGTCACCGCCTTTCCACCATGGAGATGGAGAGTGCCATTATTGAGTGCGAGGGGGTAGCCGAAGCGGCGGTGATTGGTGCTCCAGATCCCATTAAAGGATTAATCCCCGTGGCCTTTGTCACCCTCCGGCAGGGTTATGAACCCGGTCCCGAAATGGAACAGGCCATTAAAGATAAGGTGGTTGAAAACATTGGTAAAATTGCCACTCCCGGTGCCATTTACTTCACCCCGGTAATGCCCAAAACTCCCAGCGGCAAGATCATGCGCCGGCTGCTCAAGGAAATTGTCGTCGGTGGGGAAATAAAGGGGGATATCACGGGTCTTGAAGATATTGGCGCTGTGGAGCAGGTTAAGGCCATAGTGGCGGCCAAAACGGCACAGGGGTAAATCTTTTTCTTTGGATACGCTCAAAAACATGTCTATTAAAATTTACACACGATAGCTCGTTTTGGGGGTATAGCCCACGAATTTTGCGGCTATACGTTCAAAAATTTTGACCCGTGGGTCCTTTGGATACCGGTTTCCTTTTGCCAGTTAACCAAACTATTTAGGTAAAAATCAGAATTTAGGCTTAATTTTTGCATGGTGGAATTTTCGGCAATCGGCGGGAGGGGGTGACAGGGGCCTAAGAGCGACCTTACGGGCTGGTATGGTTTTGGAGCAAATGCAACGACACAATCCCTCAAGAGGGTACGGTCGCGGGATTGGCGCTGGCAGTCCCGCGACCGGTTCAATTGAAAACGGGGGTACCCCGGTACGAGGCCGGTAATCCATTAAAGGAGGAAGCAAAGTTGAGCCAGCACAACATGGTGGATTATGATAAAACCTATGCGGAATTTAAATGGGAAAAGCCCGGATATTTTAACTTTGCCCGGGATGTCATTGATAAGTGGGCCCAGGATCCCTGCAAACTGGCCATGCTGTGGGTTGACGATGAGGGCAACGAGGTGCGTAAGACTTTTTTTGACT
Encoded here:
- a CDS encoding sigma-54 interaction domain-containing protein — translated: MRHHSPKLSHFAADHIVGLSPQMLDLKETLLKVAPRNSNVLITGESGTGKELFARALHAASLRRAGPFVKINCAAIPDTLMESELFGYEEGAFTGCRKGGQVGKLELAHRGTVFLDEVAELSCAMQAKLLRFLQEREIQKLGSRRTIFVDVRVVAATNVNLEQMVKCKKFREDLFYRLNVINLHIPPLRERKEDIPLLVDTFIQKFNRSFGAGVSGVAPEVMTAFLHYPWPGNVRELENCLERAFNLVDKDKVIQPHHLPAHLYALAGENRLPGEKGFPGQVTAAFRQGKTLAQIMEQVEKTVVLQALAESKGNKAKAAQLLGISRPGLYKKLVKYNLL
- a CDS encoding acyl-CoA dehydrogenase; amino-acid sequence: MDFDLTRDQQLIREVVRDFAQKEILPRAKEIDRSGQFPLDIIKKLAQMDLMGLPFPEEYGGAGGDYVSYCLALEEITRACASTGLTYEAHISLGCMPIYLFGTPEQKEKYLAPLCRGECLGAFGLTEPNAGSDAGRTQTTAVLQGDEWVINGSKCFITNASYARFVTITAVTDRTKGKKGISAFIVPTDAPGLTIKAGYEKLGMSGSNTTELFFDNVRIPKENLLGQLNQGFKHFLQVLDGGRIAIGAMAVGIAQACLDAALIYAQQRIQFGQSISKFQAISFKLADMATNIEVARNMYLKAAWLRDQGRPCTKEAAMIKVFASEMATRAALDAIQIHGGYGYMKEFPVERHLRDAKLLEIGEGTSEIQRLVIARALGC
- a CDS encoding FeoC-like transcriptional regulator, whose amino-acid sequence is MVRRIREKTVPPGGPLTRRQKKAAGEAVIRLLGRASGNISELAEHLGLDEELIDQLLQELVRVGRVRRNPDGGFSLHDPLSKWWESKGS
- the acs gene encoding acetate--CoA ligase, which gives rise to MAEVKPEELKMIKESKLYYPDPEKVKKSVLGSVDAFNALLRRSWEDPEGFWADVASELYWIKPWEKVMEGKMPYFKFFVGGVTNPCYNLIDRHLEQGADNKLALIWEGENYQTKFYTYRMLYSEVCKFANVLKGFGLQKGDRVAIFLPNLAETVIAVLACYRLGVLFNTIFSGFSVRALRDRLINYEPQVIVTADGGYRRGREVPLKPKVDEAINGMESIKAVVVVKRTGSEIIMKKGRDYWWHELMAKARLECPPEPMEANEPGLVFYTSGTTGKPKGIVHSSVAFVVNNYIYAKFHMDHHPNDMFWCTADIGWLTMHIWGIVGALSNGVTTIFYEGALDYPRQDRFYQIIDKYRVNKLFTAPTAIRMLMRYGESWMEPYDISCLDVLSLVGEPFNPEAWHWAYEKLGQKRMYINNTWGQTETAGCPLAGAAWVTPMKPGSCGIQFLGARLDVLDEDGKPVPPETPGNLIITRPIPMMVRTIWREPERYIREYFSQVEGCYFTNDAAIKDSDGHFWVTGRIDDVFNVAGHRLSTMEMESAIIECEGVAEAAVIGAPDPIKGLIPVAFVTLRQGYEPGPEMEQAIKDKVVENIGKIATPGAIYFTPVMPKTPSGKIMRRLLKEIVVGGEIKGDITGLEDIGAVEQVKAIVAAKTAQG